One genomic region from Gemmatimonadales bacterium encodes:
- a CDS encoding zf-HC2 domain-containing protein, protein MPHLDEGTLHALLDGELEGTEVLEIQAHLGGCASCGSRLKDIREFMTEADRLLGSVDLPHTPGRPAPSIGPRTVLAQDVSQPPREAPARAPNRPLPPPPPRPGAWEEPPVLLIPDNPDTIELKQRWLHGMGWAATIAVAVGLGFMVSQLRSGAPARGAATVATERAAAPSNAVVSTEETPRPDSAAAAQTGTPRRDSARPPAAPAPAPVAKTNAPKPAKPAEKQAAAPKAETPRDELQQAAEPESTSDSEPAESSASGDSATTGREDPAVIRARASEALAELDRERLRSRAAAATAALDAQARRSARPAEQAPPPAAPAPPPTLEQRSRIYLRIGLDEAARQLGGPAHVIEGLNPSFMGLAQGSLSPGADTTRPVVRVVYQDAQGRMIVLDQQRLRPGQTSPTRASSNTWITGDVLLHLQGEVGPEILRNLQPRVR, encoded by the coding sequence ATGCCGCATCTTGACGAAGGCACGCTGCACGCGTTGCTGGATGGCGAGCTCGAAGGTACCGAGGTCCTGGAAATCCAGGCCCACCTGGGAGGCTGCGCCAGCTGCGGGTCGCGTCTTAAAGACATCCGCGAGTTCATGACGGAAGCCGACCGGCTGCTCGGCAGTGTGGATCTGCCACATACGCCTGGACGTCCTGCGCCCTCGATAGGCCCCCGGACCGTACTGGCACAGGACGTGTCTCAGCCGCCTCGGGAGGCGCCCGCCCGCGCCCCCAATCGCCCGCTCCCACCACCCCCGCCGCGGCCAGGCGCGTGGGAAGAGCCGCCGGTTCTGCTCATTCCGGACAATCCCGACACCATCGAGCTCAAGCAGCGGTGGCTCCACGGCATGGGATGGGCGGCAACGATCGCGGTGGCGGTTGGCCTGGGATTCATGGTGAGTCAGCTGCGGAGCGGCGCGCCCGCTCGGGGAGCCGCCACCGTCGCCACCGAGCGTGCGGCCGCGCCATCGAATGCCGTGGTCAGCACCGAGGAGACGCCCCGTCCAGACTCGGCGGCGGCGGCTCAGACCGGCACCCCGCGTCGCGACTCGGCCAGACCGCCGGCCGCGCCAGCTCCGGCCCCGGTCGCCAAGACCAACGCTCCCAAGCCGGCGAAGCCGGCGGAAAAGCAGGCGGCCGCTCCCAAAGCGGAGACGCCCAGGGATGAGCTCCAGCAGGCCGCCGAACCGGAGTCGACATCCGACAGCGAGCCGGCGGAATCCTCCGCTTCCGGCGACTCGGCCACGACCGGACGGGAGGATCCTGCGGTGATCCGGGCCCGTGCGTCGGAGGCCTTGGCTGAGTTGGACCGGGAGCGGCTGCGGTCCCGGGCGGCCGCCGCCACGGCGGCGCTCGACGCCCAGGCGCGCCGGAGCGCCCGGCCGGCTGAGCAGGCGCCGCCGCCAGCAGCTCCCGCTCCGCCGCCCACGCTGGAGCAGCGGTCGCGCATCTATCTCCGAATTGGTCTGGATGAGGCCGCGCGGCAGCTCGGCGGCCCGGCGCACGTGATCGAGGGGTTGAATCCCTCGTTCATGGGGCTGGCCCAAGGCAGCCTTTCACCAGGAGCGGATACCACCCGTCCGGTGGTGCGAGTGGTGTACCAGGATGCTCAGGGCCGGATGATCGTGCTCGACCAGCAGCGGTTGCGGCCCGGCCAGACCTCGCCGACGCGTGCCTCGTCCAATACCTGGATCACCGGCGACGTCCTGCTACACCTGCAGGGCGAGGTCGGTCCCGAGATCCTCCGCAACCTGCAGCCGCGCGTCCGCTGA
- a CDS encoding sigma-70 family RNA polymerase sigma factor — protein MTADLTVLFEQYYASLVRMLYRRTGDRDRAEDLAQETFARAVSAPPDNPRPWLFAVALNLVREDGRRAVTRGRRLELLRSESDGPAAGPDVDLERNESAARVRSALAALNERDREALLLKAEGFSYDEIAATLGLAKGAVGTTLARARRRLVEAYRAQERGKYAAS, from the coding sequence ATGACGGCCGACCTCACCGTTTTGTTCGAGCAATACTACGCCTCGCTGGTCCGGATGCTCTACCGCCGGACCGGCGACCGCGATCGGGCGGAGGACCTGGCGCAGGAGACCTTCGCCCGGGCCGTGTCGGCGCCGCCGGACAACCCCCGGCCGTGGCTCTTCGCGGTGGCGCTCAACCTGGTGCGGGAGGACGGGCGGCGCGCGGTCACCCGGGGCCGCCGGCTGGAGCTGCTCAGGTCGGAGAGCGATGGGCCCGCCGCGGGGCCCGATGTGGACCTGGAGCGGAACGAAAGCGCGGCCCGGGTTCGCTCGGCGCTCGCGGCACTGAACGAGCGGGACCGCGAGGCGCTGCTGCTCAAGGCCGAGGGATTCAGTTACGACGAGATCGCCGCGACGCTGGGGCTGGCCAAGGGCGCGGTCGGCACCACGCTCGCCCGGGCCCGGCGGCGATTGGTCGAGGCGTACCGGGCGCAGGAACGAGGGAAGTATGCCGCATCTTGA
- a CDS encoding response regulator — protein MTQSSITQGSDSLRSLAAAAFTRAATDWGRAGAGVRGPLLTVAVAVVLDVLARQGTALIHPFPLLLLTIVCAAYWGGLWPAMVSAVVTTVYAAHFFSQTRPALHYTSSGMISLLAVGASSSAIAAVVARLRTKANRAEEIPLTQKEAEALDRRLSFLEQVGERLASSLEYEVTLRDLARLIVSGLADWCTIHVATEQGMLQFVAAAHRDPARDLVVRALCEYGVRGLPLGEPGATSDVTEVSEELLRQRAEDAEHLKLYRALAPAWVLRVPLHARGRTLGVLTLVISSESGRRFEPDDVRFVEELAARSALAVDNAYLHREAVEADRRYRLLFDANPQPMWVFDVETLVFLAVNDAAIRHYGYSRDEFLQMSIMDILHQEDAPGLAGSLERGPQREGIALAQHQRKDGSIVDMEIVSHALEVDGHQARLVLATDITERTRTRAALHQSEEQLRHAQRMDAVGRIASGVAHDFNNILTTVRGFGEMLLRDLDPADRRRADVDRICQAADRGALLTRQLLSFGRRQALQPRPTSLNELLRGMQGFVQRLMGADIRVSLRLIPGAAKVRIDPGQLEQLVVNLILSARDAMPSGGTLTIETSERQISRAGRGRHVRPGRYVVLAISDTGSELDPDSLPQAFEVEPSHGQGRRAGLGLSLVYGIVRQNGGAVRVTSESEEGTMVKIYLPLHDEEDDLGAVGEDASLDGTETVLVVEDEEAVRELLRKILHDHGYSVLEAAHGREALLLAQRYQQPIHVLVTDVVMPEMGGRELVEALTPLYPEIRVLYVSGYTDDEVLRRGVSDVELIHKPFTADELLRKVRGLLDVARR, from the coding sequence ATGACCCAGAGCAGCATCACGCAGGGTTCCGACAGCCTGCGATCCCTCGCCGCAGCAGCCTTCACCCGGGCCGCCACGGACTGGGGCCGCGCGGGGGCCGGCGTCCGCGGGCCACTCCTGACCGTCGCCGTGGCCGTCGTCCTGGACGTGCTTGCACGCCAGGGAACGGCGCTCATTCACCCGTTCCCACTGCTGCTTCTCACCATCGTGTGTGCGGCGTACTGGGGTGGACTGTGGCCCGCCATGGTGAGCGCGGTGGTGACCACCGTGTACGCGGCGCACTTCTTTTCCCAGACCCGCCCCGCGCTCCATTACACGTCCTCCGGAATGATCAGTCTCCTCGCGGTCGGCGCCAGCTCGTCCGCCATAGCGGCAGTGGTGGCCCGGCTGCGCACCAAGGCCAACCGCGCCGAGGAGATCCCGCTCACCCAGAAGGAAGCCGAGGCGCTCGACCGTCGGTTGTCCTTTCTCGAGCAGGTGGGTGAGCGTCTCGCCTCCTCGCTGGAATACGAGGTGACGCTGCGTGACCTGGCGCGCCTCATTGTCTCCGGCCTGGCGGATTGGTGCACCATCCACGTGGCCACCGAGCAGGGCATGCTGCAGTTCGTGGCGGCGGCGCACCGGGACCCCGCCCGGGATCTGGTGGTCCGCGCACTCTGCGAGTACGGCGTTCGGGGCCTTCCCTTGGGCGAGCCCGGCGCCACCTCTGACGTGACCGAGGTCAGCGAAGAGCTGCTCCGCCAACGGGCGGAGGATGCCGAGCACCTCAAGCTATACCGGGCTCTGGCGCCGGCCTGGGTGCTTCGTGTCCCGCTGCACGCCCGAGGCCGGACGCTCGGCGTCCTCACCCTGGTCATCAGCAGCGAGTCGGGCCGGCGCTTCGAGCCGGACGACGTCAGATTCGTCGAGGAGCTCGCCGCACGCTCGGCGCTCGCGGTCGACAATGCGTATCTCCACCGGGAAGCCGTCGAGGCCGACCGGAGGTACCGTCTCCTGTTCGACGCCAACCCGCAGCCGATGTGGGTCTTCGACGTGGAGACCTTGGTCTTCCTCGCCGTCAACGACGCAGCCATCCGCCACTACGGCTACTCGCGAGACGAATTTCTCCAGATGTCCATCATGGACATCCTGCACCAGGAGGACGCGCCCGGGCTGGCGGGCTCGCTGGAGCGCGGGCCGCAACGAGAAGGGATCGCCCTGGCCCAGCACCAGCGGAAGGATGGCTCCATCGTCGACATGGAGATCGTCTCGCACGCGCTGGAGGTGGATGGTCATCAGGCCCGCCTCGTGCTGGCCACCGACATCACCGAGCGGACCCGGACCCGGGCCGCGTTGCACCAGAGCGAGGAGCAGCTCCGTCACGCCCAGCGGATGGACGCGGTCGGCCGGATCGCCAGCGGCGTGGCCCACGACTTCAACAACATCCTGACCACGGTGCGCGGCTTCGGGGAGATGTTGTTGCGGGATCTGGATCCGGCAGATCGGCGGCGGGCGGACGTCGATCGGATCTGTCAGGCGGCAGACCGCGGCGCGCTGCTGACCCGGCAGCTTCTCTCCTTCGGCCGGCGACAGGCCCTGCAGCCGCGGCCGACCAGCCTGAACGAGCTGCTCCGGGGCATGCAGGGGTTCGTCCAGCGCCTGATGGGCGCCGACATCCGGGTGAGTCTGCGGCTGATTCCCGGAGCGGCGAAGGTCCGGATCGATCCGGGCCAATTGGAGCAGCTGGTGGTCAATCTCATCCTCAGCGCGCGCGACGCCATGCCGTCAGGCGGGACGCTCACGATTGAGACCTCCGAGCGTCAGATCAGCCGCGCCGGGCGGGGACGCCACGTCCGCCCCGGCCGGTACGTCGTGCTCGCCATCTCCGACACCGGCAGCGAGCTCGACCCCGACTCGCTGCCTCAGGCGTTCGAGGTCGAGCCCAGCCATGGCCAGGGACGCCGCGCCGGACTGGGGCTCTCGCTGGTCTACGGAATCGTCCGGCAGAACGGCGGTGCCGTGCGGGTCACCAGCGAGTCGGAAGAGGGGACCATGGTGAAGATCTATCTCCCCTTGCACGACGAGGAGGACGATCTCGGGGCAGTGGGCGAGGATGCGTCCCTCGACGGGACCGAGACCGTGCTGGTCGTCGAGGACGAGGAGGCGGTCCGGGAGCTCTTGCGGAAGATCCTGCACGATCACGGATACAGCGTCCTTGAGGCGGCCCACGGACGCGAGGCGCTCCTGCTGGCCCAACGCTACCAGCAGCCGATCCATGTCCTGGTCACGGACGTAGTGATGCCGGAGATGGGAGGGAGGGAGCTGGTCGAGGCGCTCACGCCACTCTATCCCGAGATCCGCGTGCTGTATGTCTCGGGGTACACCGACGACGAGGTGCTGCGCCGTGGGGTGAGCGACGTGGAACTGATCCACAAGCCGTTCACCGCGGATGAGTTGTTGCGGAAGGTCCGGGGGTTGCTCGACGTCGCGCGGCGCTGA
- a CDS encoding CheR family methyltransferase, with product MTQTGDPAAPAPGSVPPEAEREFDALLLYLKQNRGFDFTAYKRTSLMRRINVRMQNVGAAGYANYQDFLEVVPEEFTRLFNTILINVTTFFRDPPVWEYLGSHLLAELSASPDSADPLRIWSAGCASGEEAYSIAMLLAERFGLDQLRDRVKIYATDVDEEALNEARLAVYPERALENVAPELVAKYFDRHEDRYTVGKDLRRSVIFGRHDLIQDAPISRVNLLLCRNVLMYFNAEAQGRIVSRFHFALAPGGTLCLGKAETLLSHAATFSTLDSKRRLFTKLERFPLAERPVTPAARTGEGGTGGQDWRLRETAAEIGPVAQLIVDRQATVVHANQRLRALFGLGTRDLGRPLKDLELSYRPFELRSCLERAFADGRSVGMSDGRWFVPGDSEIYVDLLVVPISDGAGGFAGASLFFSDVTRERQLQGEVQRIQQELQTALEELQSTNEELETTNEELQSTVEELETTNEELQSTNEELETMNEELQSTNEELQALNEESRERGDEMADLNAFLESILRGLRSGVVVVDQDLHVRKWNHHAEEMWGLRPEEVLQRNFLNLDSGLPVEQLRAPIRACLQGESEHLQVLVQATNRRGRAIQVRVTCTPLTAGLPDVRGVILLMDEVEG from the coding sequence ATGACCCAGACCGGCGATCCGGCCGCCCCGGCCCCCGGCTCCGTGCCGCCTGAGGCGGAGCGGGAGTTCGACGCCCTGCTGCTCTATCTCAAGCAGAATCGGGGCTTCGACTTCACCGCCTACAAGCGGACCAGCCTGATGCGCCGGATCAATGTCCGCATGCAGAACGTGGGCGCCGCCGGGTACGCCAACTACCAGGATTTCCTGGAGGTCGTTCCCGAGGAGTTCACCCGCCTCTTCAACACCATCCTGATCAACGTCACCACCTTCTTCCGCGACCCGCCGGTCTGGGAGTACCTGGGCTCCCACCTTCTTGCCGAGCTGAGCGCCTCGCCGGATTCGGCCGACCCGCTCCGGATCTGGAGTGCGGGATGTGCCTCAGGCGAAGAGGCCTACAGCATCGCCATGCTCCTGGCGGAGCGGTTTGGCCTCGATCAGCTTCGCGACCGGGTGAAGATCTACGCCACGGATGTGGACGAGGAGGCCCTGAACGAGGCGCGGTTGGCGGTGTATCCAGAGCGCGCCCTGGAGAACGTGGCGCCCGAGCTGGTGGCCAAATACTTCGATCGACACGAGGACCGCTACACCGTCGGGAAAGACCTCAGACGGTCGGTCATCTTCGGCCGCCACGACCTGATTCAGGATGCGCCCATCTCTCGGGTCAACCTGCTGCTCTGTCGCAACGTGCTGATGTACTTCAATGCCGAGGCACAGGGCAGGATCGTGAGCCGCTTCCACTTCGCCCTGGCGCCGGGCGGGACCCTCTGCCTCGGCAAAGCCGAGACCCTGCTGAGCCATGCGGCCACCTTCAGCACCCTGGACTCCAAGCGCCGCCTCTTCACCAAACTCGAGCGCTTCCCCTTGGCCGAGCGCCCCGTCACGCCGGCCGCGCGCACCGGCGAGGGAGGCACCGGTGGCCAGGACTGGCGACTGCGTGAGACGGCGGCAGAGATAGGGCCGGTGGCGCAGCTGATCGTGGACCGACAGGCCACGGTGGTCCATGCCAATCAGCGGCTCCGCGCCCTCTTCGGGCTCGGCACCCGGGATCTGGGCCGCCCGCTCAAAGACCTGGAGCTCTCCTACCGGCCGTTCGAGCTGCGCTCCTGTCTGGAGCGGGCCTTTGCGGACGGCCGGTCGGTCGGGATGAGCGATGGGCGGTGGTTCGTCCCGGGGGATAGCGAGATCTACGTCGATCTCCTCGTCGTGCCGATCTCGGATGGCGCGGGCGGGTTCGCCGGCGCGTCGCTGTTCTTCAGCGACGTCACCCGGGAACGCCAGCTCCAGGGGGAGGTGCAGCGGATCCAGCAGGAGCTGCAGACGGCGCTCGAGGAGCTGCAATCGACCAACGAGGAGCTGGAGACCACCAATGAGGAGCTGCAGTCCACGGTGGAGGAGCTGGAGACGACCAACGAGGAGCTCCAGTCGACCAACGAGGAGCTGGAGACGATGAACGAGGAGCTCCAGTCCACCAATGAAGAGCTGCAGGCTCTGAACGAGGAGTCCCGCGAGCGCGGGGACGAGATGGCCGACTTGAACGCCTTCTTGGAATCGATTCTCCGGGGGCTCAGGAGCGGGGTCGTCGTGGTGGATCAGGATCTTCATGTCCGCAAGTGGAATCACCACGCGGAGGAGATGTGGGGACTCCGGCCGGAGGAGGTGCTGCAGCGCAATTTCCTGAATCTCGACAGCGGACTCCCGGTCGAGCAGCTCCGGGCACCGATCCGCGCGTGTCTCCAGGGTGAGAGCGAGCACCTGCAGGTGCTGGTCCAGGCCACCAATCGCCGGGGAAGAGCGATCCAGGTGCGGGTGACCTGTACCCCACTGACGGCCGGTCTCCCCGACGTGCGTGGCGTCATTCTCCTGATGGACGAGGTGGAAGGGTGA
- a CDS encoding ATP-binding protein: MKIDEFAERIAAFRRRVENTAAGQLPAALLEDLLVAAEELGVTEEELRQQNQALEEARDALGEQRRRYHELFNFAPDAYFFTDLSGIVQEANLSASRMLRIDPRFIPGKALASYVAMHDRGRFRSELSKLRSEPAPHDLTLTLLPRDAAPIETAVTLSVARAPQGGAVGLRWLVRDVTAQRRLEAEIRTLNEELEQRVEARTCDLAAAQRLTEELLAREQAARRAAEASAAQSRHVQKLESIGVLAGGIAHDFNNLLHVVLGNADLARNHLPPDSPALETLDEVIRAARRATDLTRQLLAYSGKGAFVLRHLDLSREVREMATLLRTAIARQATLVWELDPDIPAVSADETQIRQILMNLLTNASDALGDNPGTITLRTGTVLVEEPEASGEFVYLEVADTGIGMASETLQRIFDPFFSTKFAGRGLGLAAVMGIVEAHHGLIRIRTAPGEGTAFRVLFPAAHVEADAADTPAFAPNDWRGKGTLLIVEDEEGVRVVAERMLTGLGFQVLAAEDGREALKIVAARAEELAAVLLDLSMPRMGGPETFRRLRAVQPRLPVVLMSGYTEQEVAPQFLEGGPGPVAFLQKPFLPGDLVAVLRHVVETSPSSFQGSS; encoded by the coding sequence ATGAAGATCGACGAGTTCGCCGAGCGTATCGCGGCGTTTCGCCGCCGCGTGGAGAATACGGCTGCAGGGCAGCTACCGGCCGCGCTCCTGGAGGATCTCCTGGTGGCCGCGGAGGAGTTGGGGGTCACGGAGGAGGAGCTTCGGCAGCAGAACCAGGCCCTGGAGGAGGCTCGCGACGCGCTGGGCGAGCAGCGGCGCCGGTACCACGAGCTGTTCAATTTCGCCCCGGACGCCTACTTCTTCACCGATCTCTCCGGCATCGTACAGGAAGCCAACCTGTCGGCCTCTCGCATGCTGCGGATCGACCCCCGGTTCATCCCGGGCAAGGCGCTGGCCAGCTACGTGGCCATGCACGACCGCGGCAGGTTTCGCTCCGAGCTCAGCAAGCTGCGCTCCGAGCCGGCCCCTCACGACCTCACCCTCACCCTGCTGCCCCGCGACGCGGCGCCGATCGAGACGGCGGTGACCCTCTCGGTGGCTCGCGCACCGCAGGGCGGCGCCGTTGGCCTCCGCTGGCTGGTGCGCGACGTGACCGCCCAGCGCCGCTTGGAGGCGGAGATCCGCACGCTCAACGAAGAGCTCGAACAACGGGTCGAGGCCCGCACTTGTGACCTGGCCGCGGCGCAGCGTCTGACCGAAGAGCTGCTCGCCCGCGAGCAGGCCGCACGGCGGGCGGCGGAGGCGAGCGCGGCCCAGTCGCGACACGTCCAGAAGCTGGAGAGCATCGGGGTGCTGGCGGGCGGCATCGCCCACGACTTCAACAATCTGCTTCACGTCGTGCTGGGAAACGCCGACCTCGCCCGAAACCACCTGCCCCCCGATTCCCCCGCGCTGGAGACGCTGGACGAGGTGATCCGCGCGGCCCGCCGGGCCACCGACCTGACCCGCCAGCTGCTGGCGTACTCGGGCAAGGGCGCGTTCGTGCTCCGCCACCTCGACCTTTCGCGGGAAGTCCGGGAGATGGCTACCCTGCTCCGCACCGCGATCGCCCGGCAGGCGACCCTCGTGTGGGAGCTCGACCCCGACATTCCCGCCGTCAGCGCCGACGAGACCCAGATCCGTCAAATCCTCATGAACCTCCTCACCAACGCCTCGGACGCGCTGGGCGATAATCCCGGAACGATCACTCTCCGTACCGGCACCGTTCTGGTGGAGGAGCCCGAGGCCAGCGGCGAGTTCGTATACCTCGAGGTCGCGGACACCGGGATCGGCATGGCTTCGGAGACGCTCCAGCGGATCTTCGACCCCTTCTTCTCCACCAAGTTCGCCGGCCGCGGCCTGGGGCTCGCCGCGGTGATGGGGATTGTCGAGGCCCACCATGGGCTGATCCGCATCCGTACCGCACCGGGCGAAGGGACAGCCTTCCGGGTGCTCTTCCCGGCGGCTCACGTCGAAGCTGACGCGGCGGATACGCCGGCGTTCGCCCCCAACGATTGGCGCGGCAAGGGCACCCTCCTGATCGTGGAGGACGAGGAGGGGGTCCGCGTGGTTGCCGAGCGGATGCTCACGGGACTGGGATTTCAGGTCCTCGCGGCGGAGGATGGGCGCGAGGCACTCAAGATCGTGGCCGCCCGCGCCGAAGAGCTCGCCGCCGTCCTGCTCGACCTCTCGATGCCACGGATGGGCGGACCAGAGACCTTCCGGCGGCTCCGAGCCGTGCAGCCGCGCCTGCCGGTGGTGCTGATGAGCGGCTATACCGAGCAGGAAGTGGCCCCGCAGTTTCTGGAAGGCGGGCCCGGGCCGGTGGCTTTCCTCCAGAAGCCGTTCCTCCCCGGCGATCTCGTGGCCGTACTCAGGCACGTCGTCGAGACGTCACCTTCATCCTTCCAAGGCTCGTCCTAG